The DNA window cattcggggttccaaccgtgggagcccgaagggttatcgtcttggccggacatagtgatgttgtagggtatgagagaatgaagatgaaaatggatatgagagaatggagatgagaatggatattggagaatgatgatgagagttgtgtagtttgatgtgaatttttggggtgaaattgggggtatttatagatgaaagtgtgtatttttggggttaaaaaaatgaaaaaaaaattaaaaaggtgtaaaaaacggttataaacggatatatttttttggggaagtgaaatttttttttatcggtttttttaataaaaaacgattttttaaaaaaataaaaataaaaaacgtttaaatgcaacggctacgccgttgacgaatgggagcgcgccacgtgtgcgtccgctggcacggacgtgctcgatacatcgagcagcgccgtgccagcggcgcgagcgcagcggcggcggatggcgtccgtgccagctgcgcggacggcggtggcgacggacgccaccgctgcgcatgctttCAAAACTTACGGTTGAGTCAGCTCTTAAGTACCTGCAACTTGTAAATAAGCTCTTCTCTCCACCACTTCTGCGCCAGCATCCTAGAACTAGTTATTCGATTCCAGTGTACAAAAGCAGGAGGGCATACGGACAATTAGCCAAGTGCCACACGATGCTGACAAACATATACGAGTCAATTCTTGAGCAGGAATCGAGCCCCATACCTTTTGCAGATGCAACATATTATAGAGTAGGGTTCTATGGTGAAAATTTTGGGAAGCTTGACAGGAAAGAGTATGTATATAGAGAAGCTCGAGACGTGATATAATGGAGAAACTCAGTCACATATACGAGTCGAGAATGGATGGTACAACATTGCACGTAATACCAGACTCTAGACAAACTACAGGCAGAAGTTTGCTACCTGCAGATAACAGCTGTAGATCCAGTTATGGAAGATGAGGATTTGGGAAGCCGAAGGGAGACAACATTTCCACTTTGTGTGCGTGCGCGTGTCTTTGATAGGTTTTTATTTGATACTCCTTTCACCAAAAATGGAAACGGCGTACAGTAGTACACACCGACGGTTCATTCCCGTCCCTAGTAAACCGTCTGCAGGTGATAAAATCAGAATCACTAGAGTTCTCTCCCGTGGAGAATGCGATTGGGATGATTGAAACGAGAACAGCAGCACTGAGAAACGAGCTCGAGGAACCTCGCAGCTCAGAAGGCGATCAACACTCCAGGGATCTGTCGCCGTCCAAGTGAACAGCGGAGTTCTGAGTGTTTGCACGGCATTCCTTTCAGGTGAGCCTGCTACCAGACTGCGGTCGCAGGAGCTGCAGCAGCTCATTGCCGCACTCCTAGAATTCATGGCAGTGTGCAAGCGTTCTATCAGCGTCCACTTTCGCTTGATTGGCGACGAAGACGAAGAGTTTCACACACAGCTTGTCAATGGATTTCAGTCGCTAACTGCAGAATTGTCCCACTACATTCCAGCCATTCTTTCAGAACTATAACAAGCTGCAACTTCGTCTTCTGCAGTGAGTGtaaaaattattcttttttaggTGCTAGATCATATATTCAGCTAGTTTCATCTAAGTTTCTAGCATGCTTGTTACACGATTTCTCAAGTTTATTGCTTCTTGTATTGTATTATATGCTGCTGCCGACCTTTGTATTGATAGATAGGATGAACTCTGCAACCTCTAATTTTGACATTCACTTAAATTGACAAGGAAATAGTATTTATTAGTGTTTTGGTGGTGGAGAAATTTAGGATGGATGTTAATTACCTGTGTTTGAAATAATAAACTCTGTTCAGTTTGTttcattattcaaaataaatgtctTGGAAATGAAACTATATTGAAGGGATACATTATCCTGTTGCCAAATTAGCATCTTTTGTCCGATGGTATACTGGGTGAAGATTGTGATGTAAAGTCATACTTAAGAATGTGATTCTCCTcgaataaaaaatagaatagaATATGACTGAAAATATCACGCTTTACAAATTGACGAACAGAAGagttcaatccgttgattaagaTTCTGCATAAAGGTAAAATATTCAAAGATATGCAAGTACTAGTAATATAATGTAATGTGGAGTTTGGGCTTAACACATACATTTACATATACACATGCACAAATGAAGTTTCGTTCTACAAAAAGGCCTtggtagtatttatttttctcaAGGAGCAAGGAtgggatttaaaaaaatagaaaatgttgCAATAATTAAATTGAGTGAGTTACAAGGGAAGAATGGGAATGTGTTGGAAGTTCAAAGGCCTTTGAGTTGTCCAGCCAACCCACATAGAGTGGTCCACTTCTCAAAGGCAGTTGCAGATGCCACAAATGCTATCTTAGACCCTTCTTCATCTTTTTCAGAAACTGCATCCAATCCAAAAATATGTCTCCAATTCTAATACAAGCACATAATTTGGAAATTAATTATAGTTAAAACTCACTGGATGAGAATAAGGAGGCCATTGACAGTTGGAACAGATCAGCCTGTGTCTTCTCCTCTTCACTAGAACTCAACTGCCATTCAATCAAGTTGGAAATGAGCATTCAAAGCAAAGTGATAGTATTAGTTTTTAACACACACACCTACCTACCTTGTTGAGGGCAGAATTAACCTTCTGGAGCCATTCAGTTGTATCCTTGGCTGACACAATAACAGAATTTGCTTCAGCAAGGTCCTTCTTCTCAATAGCCTGCCCTATTTTGCTCAGTTTGCAAACAGCATCTTGCAGGTATGCTGCATCAAACATGTATACCAATTATACTAACAATGCAATCAAAGGCTAATGAAATCTACTAATAAATTCAAAAACTGAATGAACCTTTTTCCTGAGTTGATGAGTTGATCTCGAGCCTCTTCTTCCTATCTCTCTTCACCTTCTCCATCAGCTCGTCATCTTCATCCGCCTCCAAAATGGCGGCGCCGGCCTTGTAATTGGTGCCGGAGAGAAAACCGGCAGCGGTCGCGAGAGAGAGAGCGATGGCTCTCCTGCTTGTGACAATGGAGCATGTCTCAGAAGGAGCAACAGATCTACACACAATTTGAATTGCTGAATgcgaagatgaagatgaagatgaagatgtgGATGGAACGCAAGGGAGAAACACTTTGGCGTTTGAGAGCAACATTTTTGCTTGATGAATTTGTGTTTTTGGTGGCAAAGGAGAAGTTGTGAGACTGCACGAGATAAGATTGCGAGCTTTTCCTCCTCACTTTCTGATGAtgtagcgaatttttgatgggaataaatgcaagtaataaacgatcacaacacggaaaattacgtggttcgatttactgaggtaaatctacgtccacgggaagaagagagggcaaatttgtattgcttggtctcgcttacagattacaatactgatttgctataagattcaggatctagagagcttaaccttggtctatctgatctaagttctatttatacattcgaactaagatcgtggtttgcag is part of the Salvia splendens isolate huo1 chromosome 6, SspV2, whole genome shotgun sequence genome and encodes:
- the LOC121807380 gene encoding thylakoid lumenal 16.5 kDa protein, chloroplastic-like; this translates as MLLSNAKVFLPCVPSTSSSSSSSSHSAIQIVCRSVAPSETCSIVTSRRAIALSLATAAGFLSGTNYKAGAAILEADEDDELMEKVKRDRKKRLEINSSTQEKAYLQDAVCKLSKIGQAIEKKDLAEANSVIVSAKDTTEWLQKVNSALNKLSSSEEEKTQADLFQLSMASLFSSISEKDEEGSKIAFVASATAFEKWTTLCGLAGQLKGL